One genomic segment of Protaetiibacter intestinalis includes these proteins:
- a CDS encoding TrmH family RNA methyltransferase, with amino-acid sequence MDESDRAPVGVGPWPGGRAAWPSDPRYDPELLEHGDARNVVDRFRYWRLEAIVAELDTLRHPFHVAIENWQHDLNIGSIVRTANAFTAEAVHIVGNRRWNRRGAMVTDRYQHLVQHPSIDDLVAWARERGLPIVAVDNTEGAVPVDAYPLPERCVLLFGQEGPGLTDAALAAADAHVEIRQFGSTRSINAAAAAAIVMHEWIRQHAHP; translated from the coding sequence GTGGACGAGTCGGATCGCGCGCCGGTCGGGGTGGGCCCGTGGCCGGGCGGGCGCGCGGCGTGGCCGAGCGACCCGCGCTACGACCCCGAGCTGCTCGAGCACGGGGATGCGCGCAACGTCGTCGACCGGTTCCGCTACTGGCGGCTGGAGGCGATCGTCGCCGAGCTCGACACGTTGCGGCATCCCTTCCACGTCGCGATCGAGAACTGGCAGCACGACCTCAACATCGGCTCGATCGTGCGCACGGCGAACGCCTTCACGGCCGAGGCCGTGCACATCGTCGGGAACCGCCGCTGGAACCGCCGCGGCGCGATGGTGACCGACCGCTACCAGCACCTCGTGCAGCATCCGAGCATCGACGACCTCGTCGCCTGGGCGCGCGAGCGCGGGCTGCCGATCGTCGCGGTCGACAACACCGAGGGGGCCGTGCCGGTCGACGCCTACCCGCTGCCGGAGCGCTGCGTCCTGCTGTTCGGGCAGGAGGGTCCGGGGCTCACGGATGCCGCGCTCGCCGCCGCGGACGCGCACGTCGAGATCCGCCAGTTCGGCTCCACCCGCTCCATCAACGCCGCGGCCGCCGCCGCGATCGTCATGCATGAGTGGATCCGCCAGCACGCCCATCCGTGA
- a CDS encoding exodeoxyribonuclease III produces the protein MRIATWNINSIRTRHARAIDWMLREDVDVVAFQEIKCTEAQFPFAAFEDAGYEVVLHGLNQWNGVAIAARHAIEDVGVGFPGQPGFLKGHEGPDAPLEARAIGATVEGLRLWSLYVPNGRALDDPHYAYKLDWLATLAADTRDWLAADPELPLALMGDFNIAPLDSDVGDPTFVPGVSTHISPPERTAFAAFEKAGLADVVRPIRPEGFTYWDYKQLRFPRNEGMRIDFILGSHAFADRVVDASIHREERKGDGPSDHVPVVVDLDLGAADDDDRPMIF, from the coding sequence ATGCGCATCGCGACCTGGAACATCAACTCGATCCGCACCCGTCACGCGCGCGCCATCGACTGGATGCTGCGGGAGGACGTCGACGTGGTCGCCTTCCAGGAGATCAAGTGCACCGAGGCGCAGTTCCCCTTCGCCGCCTTCGAGGACGCCGGCTACGAGGTGGTGCTGCACGGCCTCAACCAGTGGAACGGCGTGGCGATCGCGGCGCGGCACGCGATCGAGGATGTCGGGGTCGGCTTCCCCGGCCAGCCCGGGTTCCTGAAGGGGCACGAGGGCCCGGATGCGCCGCTCGAGGCGCGCGCGATCGGCGCGACGGTCGAGGGGCTGCGGCTGTGGAGCCTCTACGTGCCGAACGGCCGCGCGCTCGACGACCCGCACTACGCCTACAAGCTCGACTGGCTCGCGACCCTCGCGGCCGACACCCGCGACTGGCTCGCGGCCGACCCCGAGCTGCCGCTCGCGCTCATGGGCGACTTCAACATCGCCCCCCTCGACTCCGACGTCGGCGACCCCACCTTCGTGCCGGGCGTCTCGACCCACATCTCGCCGCCCGAGCGCACGGCGTTCGCCGCGTTCGAGAAGGCGGGGCTCGCGGATGTGGTGCGCCCGATCCGCCCGGAGGGCTTCACCTACTGGGACTACAAGCAGCTGCGCTTCCCGCGCAACGAGGGCATGCGCATCGACTTCATCCTCGGATCGCACGCCTTCGCCGACCGCGTCGTCGACGCCTCCATCCACCGCGAGGAGCGCAAGGGCGACGGCCCGAGCGACCACGTGCCCGTCGTGGTCGACCTCGATCTGGGGGCGGCGGACGACGACGACCGCCCGATGATCTTCTAG
- a CDS encoding DNA-methyltransferase, with amino-acid sequence MSDGEGWGPDSWDAASPDTVVHGDNLEVARALPDASFRLVYLDPPFNTGRTQRHRAVQTVRDADGDRTGYGGERYRTVIRSLYGYDDRFEDYWAFLEPRLAEAWRLLDDRGTLYLHLDYREAHYAKVALDALFGRDCFLNELIWAYDYGGKSNRRWPAKHDTILVYVKNPASYYFDNETVDREPYMAPGLVTPEKVERGKLPTDVWWHTIVTTNGSERTGYPTQKPEGILRRIVQASSAPGDAVLDLFAGSGTTGAVASALGRRFLLVDANPDAVAVMRARLPAARVLATASAATTLDA; translated from the coding sequence ATGAGCGACGGAGAGGGGTGGGGGCCCGACTCGTGGGATGCCGCGAGCCCCGACACCGTCGTGCACGGCGACAACCTCGAGGTGGCGCGCGCGCTGCCGGATGCGAGCTTCCGCCTCGTGTACCTCGACCCGCCGTTCAACACCGGCCGCACCCAGCGGCACCGCGCCGTGCAGACCGTGCGCGACGCCGACGGCGACCGCACCGGCTACGGCGGCGAGCGCTACCGCACCGTCATCCGCAGCCTGTACGGCTACGACGACCGCTTCGAGGACTACTGGGCCTTCCTCGAGCCGCGTCTCGCCGAGGCCTGGCGGCTGCTCGACGACCGCGGCACCCTCTACCTGCACCTCGACTACCGCGAGGCGCACTACGCGAAGGTCGCCCTCGACGCGCTGTTCGGCCGCGACTGCTTCCTCAACGAGCTCATCTGGGCCTACGACTACGGCGGCAAGTCGAACCGCCGCTGGCCGGCCAAGCACGACACGATCCTCGTCTACGTGAAGAACCCGGCCTCCTACTACTTCGACAACGAGACGGTCGACCGCGAGCCCTACATGGCGCCCGGGCTCGTCACCCCCGAGAAGGTCGAGCGCGGCAAGCTCCCCACCGACGTGTGGTGGCACACGATCGTCACCACGAACGGCTCCGAGCGCACCGGCTACCCCACCCAGAAGCCGGAGGGGATCCTGCGCCGCATCGTGCAGGCCTCGAGCGCGCCGGGGGATGCCGTGCTCGACCTGTTCGCCGGCTCCGGCACGACGGGGGCCGTCGCATCCGCCCTCGGCCGGCGCTTCCTGCTCGTCGACGCGAACCCGGACGCCGTGGCCGTGATGCGCGCCCGGCTGCCGGCTGCGCGCGTGCTGGCCACCGCATCCGCCGCCACTACCCTGGACGCATGA
- the pyrE gene encoding orotate phosphoribosyltransferase has translation MTDARSQLIEYISNEAVFHGDFTLTSGRKASYYVDLRKVSLDHRVAPLIGQVMVDLIADIPEVDAVGGLTMGADPIAAAVLHQGAARGLSYDAFVVRKEPKDHGRGKQVEGPDLAGKRVIVLEDTSTTGGSPLKAIEALEKVGAEVVAVAVVVDRATDAQERIEAAGYPYLAAIRLADLGLEPQ, from the coding sequence GTGACCGACGCGCGCAGCCAGCTCATCGAGTACATCTCGAACGAGGCCGTGTTCCACGGCGACTTCACGCTCACGAGCGGCCGCAAGGCCAGCTACTACGTCGACCTGCGCAAGGTGAGCCTCGACCACCGCGTCGCCCCGCTCATCGGGCAGGTCATGGTCGACCTCATCGCCGACATCCCCGAGGTGGACGCCGTGGGCGGGCTCACGATGGGCGCCGACCCGATCGCGGCCGCGGTGCTGCACCAGGGTGCCGCACGCGGCCTCTCCTACGACGCCTTCGTGGTGCGCAAGGAGCCGAAGGACCACGGGCGCGGCAAGCAGGTCGAGGGCCCCGACCTCGCGGGCAAGCGCGTCATCGTGCTCGAGGACACCTCCACGACGGGCGGTTCGCCGCTCAAGGCCATCGAGGCGCTCGAGAAGGTGGGTGCCGAGGTCGTCGCCGTCGCCGTCGTCGTCGACCGGGCGACGGATGCGCAGGAGCGCATCGAGGCCGCCGGCTACCCCTACCTCGCCGCCATCCGGCTCGCCGACCTCGGCCTCGAGCCGCAGTAA
- a CDS encoding acyl-CoA dehydrogenase family protein, with protein sequence MSTIESASPSSTESASPSSAGTGAARTARSPWAGTASAEELARWRGVAEAVAEQLRPGALERDRTGDPRAALEVLRASGLANLVVPAENGGHGAHWETAFEVIRTVSRADASLGQILGYHYLNQACVAFYGDPDGRERWYRASAERNLFWSDAFNPVSPDLSFTADGDGYLLNGVKRFATGAAATDVVISGAIAEGGRHDGELVVFALDSRRAGVEHPDDWDHLGQRASASGSIRFTDVRITEADVIGVDREEPFAALVTPGVQLLLANVYLAGAQGALEQARELVLARSNAWFLSGVERYADDPTVHRVLGELVAQTAAVEALADRLARRFDEAVALGAATTEADRGRIEVEIAALKVASTRAALEVTNRVFEVTGASATANRIGLDLFWRNVRTYTLHDPVDYKSIEVGAHFLDGRLQPVSLYT encoded by the coding sequence ATGAGCACCATCGAGAGCGCCAGTCCGAGTAGCACCGAGAGCGCCAGCCCGAGCAGCGCCGGAACGGGCGCCGCCCGCACCGCCCGCAGCCCCTGGGCGGGCACCGCATCCGCCGAGGAGCTCGCGCGCTGGCGCGGGGTGGCCGAGGCGGTCGCCGAGCAGCTGCGCCCCGGCGCCCTCGAACGCGACCGCACGGGCGACCCGCGCGCGGCGCTCGAGGTGCTGCGCGCCTCCGGGCTCGCGAACCTCGTGGTCCCGGCCGAGAACGGCGGGCACGGCGCCCACTGGGAGACCGCGTTCGAGGTGATCCGCACCGTGTCGCGGGCGGATGCCTCGCTCGGGCAGATCCTCGGCTACCACTACCTCAACCAGGCCTGCGTCGCCTTCTACGGCGACCCCGACGGCCGCGAGCGCTGGTACCGCGCCTCCGCCGAGCGGAACCTGTTCTGGAGCGACGCCTTCAACCCGGTGAGCCCCGACCTCTCGTTCACGGCCGACGGCGACGGCTACCTGCTGAACGGCGTCAAGCGCTTCGCGACGGGCGCCGCCGCGACCGACGTCGTCATCTCGGGCGCGATCGCCGAGGGCGGCCGCCACGACGGCGAGCTCGTCGTGTTCGCTCTCGATTCGCGCCGCGCGGGCGTCGAGCACCCCGACGACTGGGATCACCTCGGCCAGCGGGCCTCGGCATCCGGCTCGATCCGCTTCACCGACGTGCGCATCACCGAGGCGGATGTCATCGGCGTCGACCGCGAGGAGCCGTTCGCCGCGCTCGTCACGCCCGGCGTGCAGCTGCTGCTCGCGAACGTCTACCTCGCGGGCGCCCAGGGTGCGCTCGAGCAGGCGCGCGAGCTCGTGCTGGCGCGCTCGAACGCCTGGTTCCTCTCGGGCGTCGAGCGCTACGCCGACGACCCGACCGTGCACCGCGTGCTCGGCGAGCTCGTCGCGCAGACGGCCGCCGTCGAGGCGCTCGCCGACCGGCTGGCGCGCCGCTTCGACGAGGCGGTCGCGCTCGGCGCCGCCACGACGGAGGCGGACCGCGGCCGCATCGAGGTCGAGATCGCGGCGCTCAAGGTCGCCTCGACCCGCGCCGCGCTCGAGGTGACGAACCGGGTCTTCGAGGTGACCGGCGCATCCGCCACCGCGAACCGCATCGGCCTCGACCTGTTCTGGCGCAACGTCCGCACCTACACGCTGCACGATCCGGTCGACTACAAGTCGATCGAGGTCGGGGCGCACTTCCTCGACGGCCGCCTGCAGCCCGTCTCGCTGTACACCTGA
- a CDS encoding acyl-CoA dehydrogenase family protein, protein MGALEEAIDRIREGAVERERDRVLPFEQLGWLRDAGFGALRVPADAGGGGADIVALTAALVDLAAADPNVPQALRGHLAFVEDRLWAPEGPDRDRWLARFAAGELVGNAVTEIGNVTLGAVSTRLDTSHGGYAITGTKYYTTGSIFADWIDANAMRPDGVEVAALVRRDQPGVTITDDWDGFGQRLTGSGTTVFEAAHVDAADVFDFATRFPYQTALYQLVLVAVLAGIAQEAERDAVHELRTRARVFSHGAAATSRHDPQLLEAIGRLSATTAATRAITLDAARVVQRAAEARGADAATVAEHKRAAELAVSRAQLSVTELALRQTTALFDVLGASATSAARDLDRHWRNARTVASHNPVAFKARIVGDAVVNDAEPPYEWYVGVPPKGAAS, encoded by the coding sequence ATGGGCGCGCTCGAGGAGGCGATCGACCGCATCCGCGAGGGTGCCGTCGAGCGCGAACGCGACCGTGTGCTGCCGTTCGAGCAGCTCGGCTGGCTGCGGGATGCCGGCTTCGGCGCCCTGCGGGTGCCCGCGGATGCCGGGGGCGGCGGGGCGGACATCGTCGCGCTCACCGCGGCGCTCGTCGACCTCGCGGCCGCCGACCCGAACGTGCCGCAGGCGCTGCGCGGGCACCTCGCCTTCGTCGAGGACCGCCTGTGGGCGCCCGAGGGCCCGGATCGCGACCGCTGGCTGGCGCGTTTCGCGGCGGGCGAGCTCGTGGGCAACGCGGTCACCGAGATCGGCAACGTGACGCTCGGCGCCGTCTCCACCCGCCTCGACACCAGCCACGGCGGTTACGCGATCACGGGCACGAAGTACTACACGACCGGCAGCATCTTCGCCGACTGGATCGACGCCAACGCGATGCGCCCCGACGGCGTCGAGGTGGCCGCGCTCGTGCGTCGCGACCAGCCCGGCGTCACCATCACCGACGACTGGGACGGCTTCGGCCAGCGCCTCACCGGCAGCGGCACGACCGTCTTCGAGGCCGCCCACGTCGACGCCGCCGACGTCTTCGACTTCGCCACCCGCTTCCCCTACCAGACGGCCCTCTACCAGCTCGTGCTCGTGGCGGTGCTCGCCGGCATCGCGCAGGAGGCCGAACGGGATGCCGTGCACGAGCTGCGCACGCGCGCCCGCGTCTTCAGCCACGGCGCCGCCGCCACCAGCCGCCACGACCCGCAGCTGCTCGAGGCGATCGGCCGCCTCTCGGCCACGACCGCCGCCACCCGCGCCATCACCCTCGACGCCGCGCGCGTCGTGCAGCGGGCCGCCGAGGCGCGGGGCGCGGATGCCGCGACCGTCGCCGAGCACAAGCGGGCCGCCGAGCTCGCCGTCTCGCGCGCCCAGCTGAGCGTCACCGAGCTGGCGCTGCGCCAGACGACCGCCCTCTTCGACGTGCTCGGCGCCTCCGCCACGAGTGCGGCCCGCGACCTCGACCGGCACTGGCGCAACGCCCGCACCGTGGCATCCCACAACCCGGTCGCGTTCAAGGCGCGCATCGTGGGCGACGCGGTCGTCAACGATGCCGAGCCGCCCTACGAGTGGTACGTGGGCGTGCCGCCGAAGGGTGCCGCGTCGTGA
- a CDS encoding LLM class flavin-dependent oxidoreductase has product MSEIILNAFSMNTPNHLSSGLWRHPRDRSRGYRTLEHWLDLARTLEAGGIDVLFLADVLGVYDVYGGSPDAALRAGAQVPVGDPLQLVPAMASVTETLGFGVTASVSFEHPFPFARRISTADHLTNGRIGWNIVTSYLSSGALNLGVSGQVAHDRRYDIADEYLEVCYRLWEGSWADDAVVADAASGVYVDPAKVRAIDFAGEFFRVPGLHLAEPSPQRTPFLFQAGASPRGLRFAARHAEAVFVAAPSDAVLAKQVAAVRAAVAEAGRDPDTVPVINQQTVILAATDADAEALYREYLEVADPIGAAVLLSGWTGIDFSRLDPNAPLAAQGSDAIQSAVDAFTAADPSRVWTPREIADYARIGGDGPVVVGSPSTVADVLERTVETTGVSGFNLAATVSPEGWEQLTGLLVPELRRRGRRPAEPRRGTLREKLSGAGARVADDHAAAAFRHTS; this is encoded by the coding sequence GTGAGCGAGATCATCCTCAACGCGTTCAGCATGAACACCCCGAACCACCTCTCCTCGGGGCTCTGGCGCCACCCGCGCGACCGCTCGCGCGGCTACCGCACCCTCGAGCACTGGCTGGACCTCGCGCGCACCCTCGAGGCGGGCGGCATCGACGTGCTGTTCCTCGCCGACGTGCTCGGCGTCTACGACGTGTACGGCGGCAGCCCGGATGCCGCGCTCCGGGCCGGCGCGCAGGTGCCGGTCGGCGACCCGCTGCAGCTCGTACCGGCCATGGCATCCGTCACCGAGACCCTCGGCTTCGGGGTCACGGCATCCGTCTCCTTCGAGCACCCCTTCCCCTTCGCCCGCCGCATCTCGACGGCCGACCATCTGACGAACGGCCGCATCGGCTGGAACATCGTCACCTCCTACCTCTCGAGCGGCGCGCTCAACCTCGGCGTCTCGGGGCAGGTGGCGCACGACCGCCGCTACGACATCGCCGACGAGTACCTCGAGGTCTGCTACCGCCTGTGGGAGGGCAGCTGGGCCGACGACGCGGTCGTCGCGGATGCCGCATCCGGGGTGTACGTCGACCCGGCGAAGGTGCGCGCGATCGACTTCGCCGGCGAGTTCTTCCGGGTGCCCGGGCTGCACCTCGCCGAACCCTCGCCGCAGCGCACCCCGTTCCTGTTCCAGGCGGGCGCCTCCCCGCGCGGGCTGCGCTTCGCCGCCCGGCACGCCGAGGCGGTGTTCGTGGCCGCGCCGAGCGACGCCGTGCTCGCGAAGCAGGTGGCGGCCGTGCGCGCCGCCGTCGCCGAGGCGGGGCGCGACCCCGACACCGTGCCCGTCATCAACCAGCAGACCGTGATCCTCGCCGCGACGGATGCCGACGCCGAGGCGCTCTACCGCGAGTACCTCGAGGTGGCCGACCCGATCGGCGCGGCCGTGCTGCTCTCGGGCTGGACGGGCATCGACTTCTCGCGGCTGGATCCGAATGCCCCGCTCGCCGCCCAGGGCAGCGACGCCATCCAGTCGGCCGTCGACGCGTTCACCGCGGCCGACCCGAGCCGGGTGTGGACGCCGCGCGAGATCGCCGACTACGCGCGGATCGGCGGCGACGGACCGGTCGTCGTCGGCTCGCCTTCGACGGTCGCCGACGTGCTGGAGCGCACCGTCGAGACCACGGGCGTGAGCGGCTTCAACCTCGCCGCGACGGTCTCGCCCGAGGGCTGGGAGCAGCTCACCGGGCTGCTCGTCCCGGAGCTGCGCCGACGCGGCCGACGGCCCGCCGAACCGCGCCGCGGCACCCTGCGCGAGAAGCTCTCCGGCGCCGGAGCGCGGGTCGCCGACGACCACGCCGCCGCGGCCTTCCGACACACGTCGTAA
- a CDS encoding APC family permease, giving the protein MTTTTTRPAETAPQGDDAPERAVTGKLRGSLGVASIVFIVVAAASPLGVIGGPVPLGIAFGNGAGFPTIFLVVTAVLVLFAVGFTAATPYVRSAGAFYAYVDKGIGRGAGLGTAFSALLSYLVLEAGVFGLFGPGVDNLLQSYGLPAVPWWAYAAVGFVVVSALAYFNIELSGRVLAVLLIGEVLIVLALDAAVVFSGGGPEGFSTGFLDPAQIVSGAPGFAVLFALLSFIGFEATAVFRDEAKDPDKTIPRATYIALISIGVFYAISSWALISANGQSTIVENATANFGTILSDTTEQYLGAVGGHIIQVLFVTSLFACILSFHNISTRYFYSLARKGVIAKPLGIAHARHGSPSRASLVTATIVGLLVVAAVALNLKPIDEFYTWLGGIASVGFVLLLVITTASVIGIFRKEPHGVSLWRRLIAPTLALIGLLGFFAIILWNLPALVYEDSYGPFSIGILVLLALAFLAGPIVGRFRKGAELD; this is encoded by the coding sequence ATGACCACCACGACCACTCGCCCCGCCGAGACGGCTCCCCAGGGCGACGACGCCCCGGAGCGCGCCGTCACCGGCAAGCTGCGCGGCTCGCTCGGCGTCGCCAGCATCGTCTTCATCGTCGTCGCCGCGGCCTCGCCGCTCGGCGTCATCGGCGGCCCCGTGCCGCTCGGCATCGCCTTCGGCAACGGCGCAGGCTTCCCCACGATCTTCCTCGTCGTGACGGCCGTGCTCGTGCTCTTCGCGGTCGGCTTCACGGCGGCGACGCCCTACGTGCGCAGCGCGGGCGCCTTCTACGCCTACGTCGACAAGGGCATCGGCCGCGGGGCCGGCCTCGGCACCGCGTTCTCGGCGCTGCTGTCGTACCTCGTGCTCGAGGCCGGCGTCTTCGGCCTGTTCGGGCCCGGCGTCGACAACCTGCTGCAGTCGTACGGCCTGCCCGCCGTGCCGTGGTGGGCGTACGCCGCGGTCGGCTTCGTCGTCGTCTCCGCGCTCGCCTACTTCAACATCGAGCTCTCGGGCCGGGTGCTCGCCGTGCTGCTGATCGGCGAGGTGCTCATCGTGCTCGCGCTGGATGCGGCGGTCGTCTTCTCCGGCGGCGGCCCCGAGGGCTTCTCGACCGGCTTCCTCGACCCCGCCCAGATCGTCTCCGGCGCGCCCGGCTTCGCCGTGCTCTTCGCGCTGCTGAGCTTCATCGGCTTCGAGGCGACCGCCGTGTTCCGCGACGAGGCGAAGGACCCCGACAAGACCATCCCGCGGGCCACCTACATCGCGCTCATCTCGATCGGCGTCTTCTACGCGATCTCCAGCTGGGCGCTCATCAGCGCCAACGGCCAGTCGACGATCGTCGAGAACGCCACCGCCAACTTCGGCACCATCCTGAGCGACACCACCGAGCAGTACCTCGGCGCGGTCGGCGGCCACATCATCCAGGTGCTGTTCGTCACGAGCCTCTTCGCGTGCATCCTGTCGTTCCACAACATCTCGACGCGCTACTTCTACTCGCTCGCCCGCAAGGGCGTGATCGCGAAGCCCCTCGGCATCGCGCACGCCCGGCACGGCTCGCCCTCGCGCGCCTCGCTCGTCACCGCCACCATCGTGGGACTGCTCGTGGTCGCCGCCGTCGCGCTCAACCTCAAGCCGATCGACGAGTTCTACACCTGGCTCGGCGGCATCGCCTCGGTCGGCTTCGTGCTGCTGCTCGTCATCACGACGGCGTCCGTCATCGGCATCTTCCGCAAGGAGCCGCACGGCGTGAGCCTGTGGCGACGCCTGATCGCGCCGACGCTCGCCCTCATCGGCCTGCTCGGGTTCTTCGCGATCATCCTCTGGAACCTGCCCGCCCTCGTCTACGAGGACAGCTACGGCCCGTTCTCGATCGGCATCCTCGTGCTGCTCGCGCTCGCGTTCCTCGCGGGCCCGATCGTCGGCCGCTTCCGGAAGGGCGCCGAGCTCGACTGA
- a CDS encoding RidA family protein: protein MNAQITPVDPPSMATSPAFAQGMIVPAGPILFVGGQNGVDGDGNLVKGLGPQTAQALRNVKAVLAEAGTGPEHVAKLSIFLTSGVAPNEAYAASAAEWTHRTAVTVVTVPMSRPGVLVEIEAVAAIPAG, encoded by the coding sequence ATGAACGCACAGATCACACCGGTCGACCCGCCCAGCATGGCCACGAGCCCCGCCTTCGCACAGGGGATGATCGTGCCCGCCGGGCCGATCCTGTTCGTCGGCGGTCAGAACGGCGTCGACGGCGACGGCAACCTCGTGAAGGGCCTCGGCCCGCAGACCGCGCAGGCGCTGCGCAACGTGAAGGCCGTGCTCGCCGAGGCGGGCACCGGCCCCGAGCACGTGGCGAAGCTCAGCATCTTCCTCACGTCGGGGGTCGCCCCGAACGAGGCCTACGCCGCGAGCGCCGCCGAGTGGACCCACCGCACCGCGGTCACCGTCGTGACGGTGCCGATGTCGCGTCCCGGGGTCCTCGTCGAGATCGAGGCCGTCGCCGCGATCCCCGCCGGCTGA
- a CDS encoding alpha/beta fold hydrolase translates to MPPVASVPGASLTFDVAGDEGAPAVLFVHAGVATRAMWDPQFDELASDHRVIRYDTRGYGASPGAAVPYSEVDDLVAVLDAAGVSRATVVGASRGGRFALDAALAHPDRVVGLVMVGSNPSGQREEGIEYTPNELALEAAMDEAEAAQDVDALVRIEVQLWDIGPDRDADDVDPAFVERAIELNVGAAHWDFAGEATPPADPAIDRLGEVAVPTLVVIGDHDVTDAKVAAGLLLAGIPGAEEGRFPDAAHLPSVEHPARFTALLRDFLVRHGL, encoded by the coding sequence GTGCCCCCCGTCGCATCCGTGCCCGGCGCGTCGCTCACCTTCGACGTCGCCGGTGACGAGGGCGCGCCCGCGGTGCTCTTCGTGCACGCGGGCGTCGCGACGCGGGCGATGTGGGATCCGCAGTTCGACGAGCTGGCATCCGACCACCGGGTGATCCGCTACGACACCCGCGGCTACGGCGCCTCGCCGGGGGCCGCGGTGCCCTACTCCGAGGTCGACGACCTCGTCGCGGTGCTGGATGCGGCGGGCGTCTCACGGGCGACCGTGGTGGGCGCCTCGCGCGGCGGCCGCTTCGCGCTCGACGCGGCCCTCGCGCATCCGGATCGGGTGGTCGGCCTCGTGATGGTCGGGTCGAACCCGAGCGGGCAGCGCGAGGAGGGCATCGAGTACACGCCGAACGAGCTCGCGCTCGAGGCGGCGATGGACGAGGCGGAGGCCGCGCAGGACGTCGACGCGCTCGTGCGCATCGAGGTGCAGCTGTGGGACATCGGGCCGGACCGCGACGCCGACGACGTCGACCCGGCGTTCGTCGAGCGGGCGATCGAGCTCAACGTGGGGGCCGCGCACTGGGACTTCGCGGGCGAGGCGACCCCGCCCGCCGACCCCGCAATCGATCGGCTGGGCGAGGTCGCCGTGCCGACGCTCGTCGTGATCGGCGACCACGACGTGACGGATGCGAAGGTCGCCGCCGGCCTGCTGCTCGCCGGCATCCCGGGCGCCGAGGAGGGCCGCTTCCCCGACGCAGCCCACCTGCCGAGCGTCGAGCACCCCGCCCGCTTCACCGCGCTGCTCCGCGACTTCCTCGTCCGCCACGGCCTGTGA
- a CDS encoding VOC family protein, whose translation MQFASVRIITDDVPGLTGFYEALTGLEAQRVAPVFAVFAAPTGTLAIGDVVTAPFVDATNRSGSAAIVEFLVDDVEAAFAHAVTLGAEAVLEPATMPWGNRSAIVRDPAGTLVNLFRPPAA comes from the coding sequence ATGCAGTTCGCATCCGTCCGCATCATCACCGACGACGTCCCCGGGCTCACCGGGTTCTACGAAGCCCTCACGGGGCTCGAGGCCCAGCGCGTGGCTCCCGTGTTCGCCGTGTTCGCCGCGCCCACCGGCACCCTCGCGATCGGAGACGTCGTCACGGCGCCCTTCGTCGACGCGACGAACCGGTCGGGCTCCGCGGCGATCGTCGAGTTCCTCGTCGACGACGTGGAGGCGGCGTTCGCGCACGCCGTCACGCTCGGCGCCGAGGCCGTGCTCGAGCCGGCGACGATGCCGTGGGGCAACCGCTCGGCCATCGTGCGCGACCCCGCCGGCACGCTCGTGAACCTGTTCCGGCCTCCCGCAGCCTGA
- a CDS encoding HAD-IIA family hydrolase, translating into MNPRHDARPHIESWLTDMDGVLVHENQPLPGAPELIHHWVESGTPFLVLTNNSIFTPRDLAARLRASGLEVPEDRIWTSALATAEFCKSQIPGGAAFVIGEAGLTTALHEAGFVMTETDPDFVVVGETRNYSFEAITKAIRLINAGARFIATNPDATGPSADGVLPATGAIAALITKATGKDPYIVGKPNPMMFRSAMNKIAAHSETTAMIGDRMDTDVVAGIEAGLHTVLVLTGISDEAEIQRYPFRPDEILAGVHELLP; encoded by the coding sequence ATGAACCCGCGCCACGACGCCCGCCCCCACATCGAGAGCTGGCTGACCGACATGGACGGCGTGCTCGTCCACGAGAACCAGCCGCTTCCCGGCGCCCCCGAGCTCATCCACCACTGGGTCGAGTCGGGCACCCCGTTCCTCGTGCTGACGAACAACTCGATCTTCACGCCGCGCGACCTCGCGGCGCGGCTGCGCGCCTCCGGTCTCGAGGTGCCCGAGGACCGCATCTGGACGAGCGCCCTCGCGACGGCCGAGTTCTGCAAGAGCCAGATCCCGGGCGGCGCCGCGTTCGTGATCGGCGAGGCGGGCCTCACGACGGCGCTGCACGAGGCGGGCTTCGTGATGACCGAGACCGACCCCGACTTCGTGGTGGTCGGCGAGACGCGCAACTACTCGTTCGAGGCGATCACGAAGGCGATCCGCCTCATCAACGCGGGCGCCCGCTTCATCGCGACGAACCCGGATGCGACGGGCCCGTCGGCCGACGGCGTGCTCCCCGCGACGGGCGCGATCGCCGCGCTCATCACGAAGGCCACCGGCAAGGACCCGTACATCGTCGGCAAGCCGAACCCCATGATGTTCCGCTCGGCGATGAACAAGATCGCCGCGCACTCCGAGACGACCGCCATGATCGGCGACCGCATGGACACGGATGTCGTGGCCGGCATCGAGGCGGGCCTGCACACCGTGCTCGTGCTCACGGGCATCAGCGACGAGGCCGAGATCCAGCGCTACCCGTTCCGCCCCGACGAGATCCTCGCGGGCGTCCACGAGCTGCTCCCCTGA